In a single window of the Raphanus sativus cultivar WK10039 chromosome 9, ASM80110v3, whole genome shotgun sequence genome:
- the LOC130500180 gene encoding uncharacterized protein LOC130500180, with translation MIHVYGSCGVWELVVPSGWSFSVDAKIGGRLHGFQLSSSIEEFQKIVIEDFCLKVTDADLELSYLPIGLINSSECPPVIIANSSQVQNFLGFCKKHPSTQLCVTYKAKQDNEKKKGKMKQGQVDGDDYDADKHNKKKKGKMKQEEKGDLFLNKTVLKARFELCAMKHNFHYTVTKSNKSVWCIRCADKVCYWGARAECLKGSTYFIINKYVGEHSCAPSNKSSGGKTASAKTIGSLIMHKYEGVKEGPKAKDIVQIMRHDYGCEISDSLAWDSREYAINAVRGIPDESYGKIPKYLHMLEEANPGTHSSYETDVNGRFKYLFIAFGQSIRGFTNVMRRVIVIDGTFLKSKFKGVLLVATALDGNSNLYPIAFGIVDSENHQSWEWFMRQLKVVVADGNGLAFISDRQGSIAKAVENVYPLAAHGICIHHLLNNVVTYFRGKGLAGLVSKASKAYRVADFKRIFGHVCNISPAIGTYLMEADVKKWARCQFIGFRYDIRTNNPAESINSALRSPREFPVIPLLDSIREMLTRWFFKRKKKISKHKHPLTIDVEEKIERRIEKGKTFVVYPITDSQMLVKGDIIDCFVDLDKRACSCGKFNLLKIPCRHAIKAGYSVGREAHTLTDFMYTTGAWREAYQESINPITVPEDSWSVPENVENSEVLPPETRRALGRKRKSRYETVEDKIRSSQGSQGSKTRKCSRCSGSGHNRATCKMPI, from the exons ATGATTCATGTCTATGGTTCATGTGGTGTTTGGGAATTGGTTGTACCTTCAGGTTGGAGTTTTTCTGTTGATGCAAAGATAGGAGGAAGATTACATGGTTTCCAATTGAGCTCCTCTATTGAAGAGTTTCAGAAAATTGTAATTGAGGATTTTTGTTTAAAGGTAACGGATGCAGATTTGGAATTGAGTTATCTACCTATTGGATTGATCAATTCATCAGAATGTCCACCAGTGATCATTGCAAACTCAAGCCAAGTTCAAAACTTTCTAGGGTTTTGTAAGAAGCATCCGTCAACTCAATTGTGTGTTACGTATAAAGCCAAGCAAGataatgagaagaagaaagggaagATGAAGCAAGGTCAGGTTGATGGAGATGATTATGATGCTGACAAGcataacaagaaaaagaaaggaaagATGAAGCAAGAGGAG AAAGGAGATCTTTTCCTCAACAAAACAGTGTTAAAGGCAAGGTTTGAGTTATGTGCAATGAAGCATAACTTTCACTACACAGTTACCAAATCCAATAAATCAGTTTGGTGTATTAGATGTGCTGATAAGGTGTGCTATTGGGGTGCCCGAGCAGAGTGTTTGAAGGGctctacatattttattattaataagtaTGTCGGTGAACATTCATGCGCACCTTCAAACAAATCCAGTGGCGGTAAGACAGCTTCAGCGAAAACAATAGGCAGTCTCATCATGCATAAGTACGAAGGTGTCAAAGAAGGACCTAAAGCAAAAGATATTGTTCAGATTATGCGTCATGATTATGGATGTGAGATCTCTGATTCTTTAGCATGGGATTCCCGTGAATATGCAATCAATGCCGTCAGAGGTATTCCAGACGAAAGTTATggaaaaataccaaaatacttgcaCATGCTGGAAGAGGCCAATCCAGGTACCCATTCCTCTTACGAGACTGACGTCAATGGAAgatttaaatatctatttatagcGTTTGGTCAATCGATTAGAGGCTTCACCAATGTCATGAGACGTGTCATTGTTATAGATGGAACATTCTTGAAGAGTAAATTTAAAGGGGTGCTACTGGTTGCAACTGCTTTAGATGGAAATTCAAATTTGTATCCTATTGCATTCGGGATAGTAGACTCTGAGAATCATCAGTCTTGGGAATGGTTTATGAGACAATTAAAAGTGGTTGTTGCTGATGGTAATGGCTTGGCTTTTATTTCGGATAGACAAGGGTCTATAGCGAAGGCAGTTGAGAATGTGTATCCTCTAGCGGCACATGGTATTTGTATTCATCATTTGTTGAATAATGTGGTAACATATTTCAGAGGCAAGGGATTAGCTGGGTTGGTTTCTAAGGCTTCGAAGGCTTATAGAGTTGCTGACTTTAAGAGAATATTTGGTCATGTCTGCAATATCAGTCCAGCAATAGGAACCTATCTAATGGAAGCAGATGTGAAAAAATGGGCTAGATGTCAATTTATTGGATTCAGGTATGACATTAGGACAAACAACCCTGCTGAGTCTATAAATTCTGCTTTGCGTTCGCCAAGAGAGTTTCCTGTTATTCCTTTGTTGGACAGTATTAGAGAAATGCTGACACGGTGGTTTTTTAAGCGTAAGAAAAAGATTTCAAAACATAAGCATCCTTTGACCATAGATGTAGAGGAAAAGATTGAAAGGAGAATCGAGAAGGGAAAAACTTTCGTAGTTTACCCTATAACAGATAGTCAGATGCTTGTGAAAGGCGATATAATTGATTGCTTTGTTGATTTGGATAAACGGGCTTGTTCTTGTGGGAAGTTCAACCTCTTGAAGATTCCTTGTAGACACGCAATAAAAGCCGGTTATTCTGTTGGCAGAGAAGCACACACTTTGACTGATTTTATGTACACCACGGGAGCTTGGAGAGAAGCTTATCAGGAAAGCATTAATCCTATTACTGTGCCTGAAGACTCTTGGTCCGTCCCAGAAAATGTGGAAAACTCAGAAGTGCTACCGCCTGAAACAAGAAGGGCTcttggaagaaaaagaaaaagcagaTATGAAACCGTTGAAGACAAAATTCGATCATCACAAGGATCACAGGGAAGTAAGACTCGCAAGTGCAGTAGATGCTCTGGTAGTGGCCACAACAGAGCAACTTGCAAGATGCCAATATAG
- the LOC108825548 gene encoding uncharacterized protein LOC108825548 isoform X1 — protein MKGEVLAVHRGDGNTDDLFRYPKKTDLEDECKSDVFRDGDDTHTTTLDDMNHEESREEVGSLRRNENGQGQLVVESETRHESPKQNEQPLVRVKRDEEEQAVLERDSEESSSGSPERDDETNTPGRGIEQLDTQVANGHLKVDGTEADKGRDENRVLGKEGEEDNSRLMLMAKDDELQSLICETQTDNTTVGKMETSQVAGEQDSPSCTTPDTVISAGESIQNVYFNGPVLPQSPSLAHKHPQSEIETPGHRRTNSFQRLKTQMHKAWRGVSNLRDDNRPTFNPEVLANQKRQWYQLHSSKALDQTKYKEPTSLFEHFIIVGLHPETELKPVEEAFRRRKKWEMEMSRYEVADYRILRHRGPQFPVLEPQILFKYPPGKKVAMRPKDLATFCFPGGVKARLLERTPSLSDLNELVYGQEHLGKDDSSFIFSFKVADDATLYGVCLHVSEIVQRPPGVLSTASPLHSSGGGSRFLVSAPRCYCLLTRVPFFELHFEMLNSMIAQERLKRITDFVSEMSLAAACHSPSVSRMNGCVSSPRSNPDNWMASAIPVDGVMALTAAAAGLISDSDIADFAEPQSPDSVVTSDTSNVSQIKEIERDGRKVFHCYDDSSSEVSENHLETPERRFQSFENGHVSPDVTCTDPRTQPIEHMESCESVFSSARSVLSDEVDDISNSENDFGDDLVLEWAKEHNNDALQLICGYHSLAIPSRGSEVVFQPLEHLQSIEYTRPPVSALGLSEEYICSSDSSGINARLAAAEEAMGLSMWTTATVCRILSLETILSLLSGVLLEKQIVVICPNLGVLSAIVLSLVPMIRPFQWQSLLLPVLPGRMSDFLEAPVPFLVGIHSKPTDWKVKTSNLVLVNILGNQVKVCNMPTLPQRKELMAQLTPIHATLAQYSSTARKHPVYRCSEVQAEAATKFLRVMRDYMESLCSDLHSHTITSVQSNSDRVSLLLKDSFIDSFPGRDRPFIKLLVDTQLFSVLSDSRLSSFENGSL, from the exons ATGAAGGGAGAGGTGTTGGCCGTTCACCGGGGAGATGGGAATACAGATGATCTTTTCAGATACCCCAAGAAGACGGATTTGGAAGATGAATGTAAAAGTGACGTCTTTAGGGATGGAGATGATACGCATACTACTACTTTGGACGACATGAATCATGAAGAGAGTAGAGAAGAAGTGGGTTCCCTGAGGAGGAATGAAAATGGTCAAGGACAGCTTGTGGTGGAAAGTGAAACGAGACATGAGTCTCCTAAGCAGAACGAGCAGCCTTTGGTAAGGGTAAAGAGGGATGAAGAAGAACAAGCGGTGTTGGAGAGAGATAGTGAAGAATCTAGTTCAGGTTCACCTGAGAGGGACGACGAAACAAATACTCCTGGTAGAGGGATTGAACAACTTGATACACAAGTGGCGAATGGTCATCTGAAGGTGGATGGAACTGAAGCAGATAAAGGGAGGGATGAGAACAGGGTCTTGGGAAAGGAAGGTGAAGAAGATAATTCGCGTTTGATGCTAATGGCAAAAGATGACGAACTGCAGAGTTTAATATGTGAGACACAAACAGATAACACAACTGTTGGAAAGATGGAAACGAGCCAAGTTGCAGGTGAGCAAGACTCTCCCTCTTGTACTACTCCGGATACAGTTATATCAGCTGGAGAGAGTATTCAAAACGTATACTTTAATGGTCCGGTCTTACCACAGTCACCATCACTAGCACATAAGCACCCTCAAAGTGAGATAGAGACTCCAGGACACAGGCGCACAAACAGTTTCCAGAGATTGAAAACTCAGATGCACAAGGCTTGGCGTGGGGTCAGCAATCTACGTGACGATAATCGGCCCACGTTCAATCCTGAGGTCTTAGCAAACCAAAAAAGACAGTGGTACCAGCTCCACTCTTCAAAAGCTCTG GACCAAACAAAATATAAGGAGCCGACCTCACTATTTGAACATTTTATCATTGTGGGGCTTCATCCGGAAACTGAGTTGAAGCCAGTCGAGGAGGCCTTCCGTAGAAGGAAGAAATGGGAGATGGAGATGTCAAGGTATGAAGTAGCTGACTACAGAATACTCCGCCACCGTGGGCCTCAGTTTCCAGTATTGGAGCCACAG ATACTTTTCAAATACCCTCCTGGGAAGAAAGTGGCAATGCGTCCAAAAGATCTAGCAACTTTCTGCTTTCCTGGTGGTGTCAAG GCACGGCTTTTGGAGAGGACCCCATCTCTCAGTGATCTAAATGAGCTTGTGTATGGACAG GAACATTTAGGCAAAGATGATTCATCGTTCATATTTTCATTCAAG GTAGCAGATGATGCGACTTTGTATGGTGTTTGTTTACATGTCTCGGAGATTGTTCAGAGACCTCCTGGGGTTTTAAGCACTGCTTCACCCTTGCATTCATCTGGAGGAGGCAGTCGGTTTTTGGTTTCTGCACCTCGATGCTATTGCTTGCTGACCAGAGTTCCCTTTTTTGAGCTACACTTTGAGATGTTAAACAG TATGATTGCACAAGAGCGCCTAAAACGGATAACAGATTTTGTTAGTGAGATGTCTCTCGCTGCTGCATGCCATAGTCCATCAGTTTCCAGAATGAATGGATGTGTTTCTTCACCTCGTAGCAACCCTGATAATTGGATGGCTTCTGCAATACCTGTGGATGGAGTCATGGCACTCACGGCTGCTGCTGCTGGATTGATATCTGATAGTGACATTGCAGACTTTGCAGAACCGCAATCTCCAGATAGTGTCGTCACCAGTGATACTTCAAATGTAAGTCAGATCAAGGAAATAGAAAGAGATGGGAGAAAAGTTTTTCATTGCTACGATGATAGTTCTTCCGAAGTATCTGAGAATCACTTGGAAACGCCCGAAAGAAGGTTTCAAAGCTTTGAGAACGGCCATGTTTCTCCGGATGTTACATGTACCGATCCTAGGACCCAACCGATAGAGCATATGGAAAGCTGTGAGTCCGTGTTCAG TTCAGCTAGAAGTGTGTTGTCAGATGAGGTTGATGATATATCGAACAGCGAAAATGATTTCGGAGATGATTTAGTTTTGGAATGGGCTAAG GAACATAACAATGATGCGCTACAATTAATCTGCGGCTACCATTCATTGGCAATTCCTTCCCGTGGAAGTGAAGTAGTTTTCCAGCCGCTGGAACATTTACAATCCATCGAGTATACACGGCCACCTGTTTCAGCTCTTGGATTGTCAGAAGAATATATTTGCTCTTCTGATTCTTCCGGG ATAAATGCGAGGTTGGCAGCTGCTGAGGAGGCCATGGGTCTCTCAATGTGGACAACGGCAACAGTTTGCCGTATTCTCTCTCTTGAAACT ATTTTGTCACTCCTTTCTGGAGTTTTATTAGAGAAGCAAATTGTGGTAATCTGCCCAAATCTG GGTGTTTTGTCAGCTATAGTACTGTCTCTTGTCCCAATGATTCGGCCTTTTCAGTGGCAGAGTTTATTGCTTCCG GTTTTGCCCGGAAGGATGTCTGATTTCCTGGAGGCACCCGTTCCGTTCCTc GTTGGAATACACAGTAAACCTACAGATTGGAAAGTCAAGACGTCTAATCTTGTATTAGTTAACATCCTCGGCAATCAG GTGAAAGTATGTAACATGCCAACATTGCCTCAGCGTAAAGAACTTATGGCTCAGTTGACTCCAATCCATGCCACACTGGCTCAGTATAGCTCGACTGCTAGAAAACACCCGGTTTATAGATGCAGTGAAGTACAA